The Pseudomonas nunensis genome includes the window GACCACCTGGATCGGAAACGGCAGGTACGACACCGGGAGCATTTTGAGTTTGAGTAATTGAGCCTTTTCGTCCAGCCACTCCTGGGCAGAGCTGCGATAGCGCACGTCGGTGCTGCAACCCATATTGTTGTTGCTACTGCTCAGCAGGTAGGGCCGGGCGCCGACAAAATCATAGCGCCAGTGCCGTGGCTTGATGTGCGGCACCGTCAGGATCAGGCTGGCACAACCCAGGCCTTGCAGGTCGGCGAGGGTGACCTGGCACAGGTTGTCGTAGCGCACCCCTTCGGGCCAGGACACCTTTAGCGGGGTTTGCTCCAGACCATTGCCGCCACGGTTGTAGTAGATATCGAAACCGTTGCTGTTGAGGTAAATCAGCGACGGCGCGCCGCTGCCGTCCAGATCGGCAATGCGCACCCGCGCGGCATCGAACTCGGCATAGCTGAAGGGCAGGGCGCTCATCACAAACCCCCGGCCAAATCGCCCGTGACCGAGGTTCGGCCAGCATTTGATTTCATTGTGGCGAATGCGGCACAACTCGCTCATGTCGCTGCCGAGCATATTGCCGAGAAATACCAGCTCGGTCGGCGAGTCGCTGAACAGCGGCAAGCGGTCGTCATCGACTTCATGGGGCACGTCTTCGCCTTTGGCAAACCCCTGCTCGCGGCGGTTGGCGTACAGGCGCACGCTCTTGGGACCGATCAGCGCCAGTGAGCTGAGGCCGTCGCCGGACAAATCGCCCATCTGCGCCAACGTGTGGAAAAACTCCAGCGGGAACGCTTCGAACGGAATGAACCCGGACCAACTGCGATCCGGGTTGAGGGTGTGGAAACCGCTCGCGCCCGGTTGGGCGATAATCCAGTCCAGACGGCCGTCGCCGGTCAGATCGGTCAGGGTTTGCAACACCGGTTTGTTGCTATCGGCGCGCGGCAGTGTGCTCAGCAACGTCCACGGCCCATAGGCGACATCATCACTGTCGGCCTCGGCGCGCAACGGTTCGCGGTAATACCAGGCCTGGTCGTAGCGGCACACAAATCCCGGCAAACCCTCGCCGAACAGATCGACGCACTGGTAGCGTTGCCCGTTCTCAAGGCCGGGCATGTTGTCGAACGCAAAAAATGTCGCCGGTTGGGGATTGAGTTCGAACGCCGAGTAATCGAATTCCACCGGTGGCCGGTTTTCCACCGTGCCGCTCGCGTCATACGCCTGATAGTGCGCGGCCATCAATTGGCTGTAGCCCAGCGAAGTGGAGCGGTATTCCAGTAACAGACGTCGTACCAGCGCCGGTGTCGCCCCCAGCTCTTCGGGGAAGTGATGGAACATCAACACCTGATGGCACAGGCGCCGTGTGCCCACTTCGAAGCCATCACCGTAGGTGTGAAACGGATCGCTGCGAACCGGCCAGTCGCCCGCTGCATCAAACGGTGGTTTCTGTTCCCGATCGAGGGTGCGTTCGCCGTAGTCGAACACTAGATGAAAGTGCCACGCCGCCGATGCCTGTGCATCCCAGCCATACAAATGAGCGCTGGCCTCGACGTTGCCATAGAGCACGCGATGCAGGTAGCGCTGGGCTCGGTAGTCGTGGGGCTGGCCGGATGCTTGAGTCGTGTCCTCGGTCTTGTACTCGTAAGCGATGTGCTCGCCACGGGTGTTCAGGCTTTCCTGCAATAGCCAGGAGGCCACGTTTAGCGGGTTTTGCGGGTCGGTGATGCGGGCGGTTTCGGCTTTGCCAAAAAGGTGCAGGCTGCCGTCGCTACCGTGTATCAGCCAGAACCCTTGAGGGTTGGCGCCTGAGCGCCACAACTCGATCAGCTCGAAGCTTGTTTCGACGCGAGGGAAATAACGCAGCACGCTGTGCGGGCCAATCATCAAACCGCGGTATTGGGTTTCGATCCGCGACTTGATCGCCCCTTGTGCATCGCGTTCGGGGCGCCACTGCTGACCATCGTGGCCGATCATCACGTCGTCTACGGCATAGCGCGGCACACCCTTGTTGGTCTGGCGGGAAATGGCAGCGTTGTTCACACCCCAGCCGATCCCGAAGGGGCCGTTGCCAGCCTGGCTGTCGTAGCTCAACGTCAGGCCAGGGTCGAAACCACGTCCGGGGGAAATCGGCAGTGTCAGCTCGAACGAGGCACTGCCGGTGAAACCGACCGTGCCACTTTTGCTGACCATGGCAATCGAGGCATTTCTGGAAATGGAGGGCGTGGTAATGCTCAGCGACGCTTGATCTTCCATTTTGTTGATCCTGTCCCGTCGCGGCGAAAGGTTTCGCGGTGGGTCAACGCTATCAAGATGGTGGCGCTGCGTAACCTGTCAGATCTGACAGGTGGGGGCGGGTTTTCTAGAACGAATGGGGTGTTGGGCGGGGTGGGTTATAACGAACAAACACTGTGCCACTGTGGGAGCGGGCTTGCTCGCGAAGGCGGTGTGTCATTTAGCAATGATGTTGACTGACACACCGCCTTCGCGAGCAAGCCCGCTCCCACAGTGGTTTTGTGGTGTTTCAATAATTAATCGGCAAAAAAAACGGCCGGGTCATCTGGGGAGATGACCCGGCCGTGTCTGGAAGGGGAAGCGCTTACTGCACTTCTACTGCCAGGCTTTCACTGATCTTTTGCTGCCAGATGGCAGGACCGGTGATGTGTACCGACTCGCCTTTGCTATCAACCGCAACGGTCACCGGCATGTCTTTCACGTCGAACTCGTAGATGGCTTCCATCCCCAGTTCGGCGAACGCCACGACGCGGGATTTCTTGATCGCTTGCGCCACCAGGTAAGCCGCGCCGCCGACTGCCATCAGGTACACGGCTTTGTGGTCCTTGATCGCTTCGATCGCGGTCGGGCCGCGCTCGGATTTGCCGATCATGCCCAGCAGGCCGGTTTGCTCGAGGATCTGACGGGTGAACTTGTCCATCCGCGTGGCGGTGGTCGGACCGGCAGGGCCAACCACTTCTTCGCGTACCGGATCAACCGGGCCGACGTAGTAGATGAAGCGACCTTTCAGGTCCACCGGCAGGGTTTCACCTTTGTTCAGCATCTCGACCATGCGTTTGTGCGCGGCGTCGCGACCGGTGAGCATCTTGCCGTTGAGCAGGACAGTTTCGCCCGGCTTCCAGCTCTGCACGTCTTCCGGGGTCAGGGTGTCGAGGTTGACGCGACGGGCCGACGGGCCGGCTTCCCAGACGATTTCCGGGTAGGCGTCCAGCGGTGGCGCTTCCAGCGAGGCCGGGCCGGAACCGTCGAGCACGAAGTGCGCGTGACGGGTGGCGGCGCAGTTCGGGATCATGCACACCGGCAACGAAGCGGCGTGGGTCGGGTAATCCATGATCTTCACGTCGAGCACGGTGGTCAGGCCACCCAGGCCCTGGGCGCCGATGCCCAGTTGGTTGACCTTCTCGAACAGCTCCAGGCGCATCTCTTCGATACGGTTGGACGGGCCGCGCTTTTTCAGCTCGTGAATGTCGATGGATTCCATCAACACTTCCTTGGCCATCACCGCGGCTTTCTCGGCGGTGCCGCCGATGCCGATGCCGAGCATGCCCGGTGGGCACCAGCCGGCGCCCATGGTCGGAACGGTTTTCAGAACCCAGTCGACGATCGAGTCGGACGGGTTGAGCATGGCCATTTTCGACTTGTTCTCGGAACCGCCGCCCTTCGCCGCCACGTCCACTTCCA containing:
- a CDS encoding SpvB/TcaC N-terminal domain-containing protein; translated protein: MEDQASLSITTPSISRNASIAMVSKSGTVGFTGSASFELTLPISPGRGFDPGLTLSYDSQAGNGPFGIGWGVNNAAISRQTNKGVPRYAVDDVMIGHDGQQWRPERDAQGAIKSRIETQYRGLMIGPHSVLRYFPRVETSFELIELWRSGANPQGFWLIHGSDGSLHLFGKAETARITDPQNPLNVASWLLQESLNTRGEHIAYEYKTEDTTQASGQPHDYRAQRYLHRVLYGNVEASAHLYGWDAQASAAWHFHLVFDYGERTLDREQKPPFDAAGDWPVRSDPFHTYGDGFEVGTRRLCHQVLMFHHFPEELGATPALVRRLLLEYRSTSLGYSQLMAAHYQAYDASGTVENRPPVEFDYSAFELNPQPATFFAFDNMPGLENGQRYQCVDLFGEGLPGFVCRYDQAWYYREPLRAEADSDDVAYGPWTLLSTLPRADSNKPVLQTLTDLTGDGRLDWIIAQPGASGFHTLNPDRSWSGFIPFEAFPLEFFHTLAQMGDLSGDGLSSLALIGPKSVRLYANRREQGFAKGEDVPHEVDDDRLPLFSDSPTELVFLGNMLGSDMSELCRIRHNEIKCWPNLGHGRFGRGFVMSALPFSYAEFDAARVRIADLDGSGAPSLIYLNSNGFDIYYNRGGNGLEQTPLKVSWPEGVRYDNLCQVTLADLQGLGCASLILTVPHIKPRHWRYDFVGARPYLLSSSNNNMGCSTDVRYRSSAQEWLDEKAQLLKLKMLPVSYLPFPIQVVRRQTQKDEITGGELTQSIRFAQAHYDGFERELRGFGLVCQTDSEVSLEEDKAFTAPALVCTWFHTGLGVDMSRDGAFRNDSEARPLGDTLFCRYHANDGVDEPVTPAAEATRREIARALAGSVLRTETYALNDDRPYQVQEHRYKVRELRIKEAHSPYGTLLPSLLETISYQYERFIDDPLCQHDITLAQDEFGLPVHTLTLHYARRRTEQDTPPFDDPDEQAWWRDAHDPAQQFYYLSETRAEFIHLTEAQTWRLGLPYRQRSNALKLPKGSLPSGLNPETISYESMLEHHNSADWNNARILTTQAVQRYLKTLDRATLLPDGSAEFEALAAPREIAQLDETALNAYDVLPPPFDIRAELALNHYAPMPLFLEPDPAEDQKKNLWSANYGFARYGGPADFYTVREYKETESHEFTQAEYDAYCMAVIRVVLPDGCTTRVEYDYHALQPLRIIDANENIQEAIYEPSGQPLAISFYGTEDGARAGFRPLSEYVRPDSPLPDPAIDNPPAALQKAASVLRKDLFSWMGQLDASVRQTADWLAGWIAEGFVLPSLHIRASARVRLARLKSGTSALQTLKDMIHATPREPVHSVVLTADRYPDDPLQQIHIIKSCVDGFGRALQTQQKVEPGMAYSIDANLELELVDGKPLEKHAAPRWRISERVEYNNKGAVTRVFRPYFCNAHGYVRDQSFRQFGYHDQQFYDPLGRPIKVISAKGYESFETLHPWYRASHDFNDTEALEP
- a CDS encoding fumarate hydratase, coding for MTVIKQDDLIQSVADALQFISYYHPVDFIQAMHEAYLREESPAARDSMAQILINSRMCATGHRPICQDTGIVTVFVRVGMDVRWDGATMSLDDMINQGVRQAYNLPENVLRASILADPAGARKNTKDNTPAVIHYSIVPGNTVEVDVAAKGGGSENKSKMAMLNPSDSIVDWVLKTVPTMGAGWCPPGMLGIGIGGTAEKAAVMAKEVLMESIDIHELKKRGPSNRIEEMRLELFEKVNQLGIGAQGLGGLTTVLDVKIMDYPTHAASLPVCMIPNCAATRHAHFVLDGSGPASLEAPPLDAYPEIVWEAGPSARRVNLDTLTPEDVQSWKPGETVLLNGKMLTGRDAAHKRMVEMLNKGETLPVDLKGRFIYYVGPVDPVREEVVGPAGPTTATRMDKFTRQILEQTGLLGMIGKSERGPTAIEAIKDHKAVYLMAVGGAAYLVAQAIKKSRVVAFAELGMEAIYEFDVKDMPVTVAVDSKGESVHITGPAIWQQKISESLAVEVQ